A genome region from Bacillaceae bacterium IKA-2 includes the following:
- a CDS encoding DUF2626 family protein, with product MDRMYRVLAFWTGIFAVLFTVGEMYPTAIIFFGFTGGFLALSYLNLSERMYLYIFGAFLTFFFVGFTYYTAFIMVV from the coding sequence GTGGATCGAATGTATCGTGTTTTAGCTTTCTGGACAGGTATTTTTGCAGTTCTATTTACAGTTGGTGAAATGTATCCTACTGCAATCATTTTCTTTGGTTTTACTGGAGGATTTTTGGCATTGAGCTACTTAAACCTTTCTGAGCGGATGTACTTATACATTTTTGGTGCTTTTCTAACATTTTTCTTTGTTGGATTTACCTATTATACAGCATTCATAATGGTCGTATAA
- a CDS encoding transcriptional regulator, translating to MKRLDQQTLKITGVLSDPTRFSIYQYASKQHRDVTVQEIADAFEIHANVARLHLTKLEDVNMLISQTKKTGKGGRPSRFYRLSDELISLQFPYRDYQKLSEIAIDTLLDLGEVGETALIETGRKFGYQTAKTYLHGIDKSLDDLENEDKLSHIKIVALQQGLNPEINFIEETQEVHFRVYNCTFKELVPNRTGICKMHQALINGFFDFFFGKINLSKTENMLTGLEYSSCSYKTIILP from the coding sequence GTGAAAAGGTTGGACCAACAAACATTAAAAATTACTGGCGTGCTTTCAGACCCAACACGGTTTTCTATATACCAATACGCTTCCAAACAGCATAGAGATGTAACTGTTCAAGAAATTGCTGATGCATTTGAAATTCATGCTAATGTTGCACGTCTCCATTTAACAAAGTTAGAAGATGTAAATATGTTAATATCTCAAACGAAAAAAACTGGCAAAGGTGGACGTCCCAGTCGTTTTTACCGACTTTCTGATGAACTGATTAGCTTACAATTTCCTTATCGAGACTATCAAAAGTTATCAGAAATTGCCATCGATACTTTATTAGATTTAGGTGAAGTAGGCGAAACAGCTTTAATCGAAACTGGTCGAAAGTTCGGTTATCAAACAGCTAAAACTTATTTGCATGGCATAGATAAGAGCTTAGACGATCTAGAAAATGAAGACAAGCTATCTCATATTAAAATCGTTGCCTTGCAACAAGGCTTAAATCCTGAAATAAATTTTATTGAAGAAACACAAGAAGTCCATTTCCGAGTTTATAACTGTACTTTTAAAGAATTGGTTCCTAATCGAACTGGAATTTGCAAAATGCACCAAGCATTAATAAATGGGTTCTTTGATTTCTTTTTTGGAAAAATCAACTTATCTAAAACTGAAAATATGTTAACCGGGCTTGAATATAGTTCGTGTTCCTACAAAACAATAATTCTTCCTTAA
- the comGA gene encoding competence type IV pilus ATPase ComGA, with protein sequence MADIEWKSNQLILKAVLFKASDIHIFPAKHYSQIKFRIDHQIVVIEKICNRDAEKLISHFKFRSKMDIGERRRPQNGALDIAIENRQINLRFSTLPTIPHESLSIRILPQDEVFTLNQLALFNKHTEILKSLMEKAHGLLLISGPTGSGKTTTIYSLLFNSLTRNKRIISIEDPVEKRTDAFIQIEINEKAGLTYEEALKAALRHDPDIIMIGEIRDEKTAKIVVRAAMTGHLVVSTLHAKNTLSCISRLKEFGISEHDIRETVIGLVSQRLLQLQCPYCGDECSVVCRVYRETRRLAVYEIMAGKALEAQFDGEETVFYETLEQGIAKSVALGFVSKGEYERWLC encoded by the coding sequence ATGGCTGATATTGAGTGGAAAAGTAATCAACTCATTTTAAAAGCAGTCCTTTTTAAAGCTTCGGATATTCATATTTTCCCTGCCAAACATTATTCGCAAATTAAATTTCGAATTGATCATCAAATAGTGGTGATTGAAAAAATTTGTAACCGTGATGCCGAAAAACTTATTTCTCATTTTAAATTTCGCTCTAAAATGGATATTGGCGAACGAAGACGTCCACAAAACGGAGCATTAGACATCGCAATTGAAAATAGGCAAATTAATCTACGATTTTCCACCTTACCAACTATCCCGCACGAAAGCTTATCAATCCGGATTTTACCTCAAGATGAAGTCTTTACCCTTAATCAGCTAGCGCTATTTAACAAACATACAGAGATTTTAAAGTCATTAATGGAAAAGGCTCATGGATTGTTGTTAATTTCTGGACCGACAGGATCTGGAAAAACAACAACAATCTATTCCTTACTTTTCAACAGTTTAACAAGAAACAAACGAATTATTTCGATTGAAGACCCTGTTGAAAAACGAACCGACGCTTTTATTCAAATAGAAATAAATGAAAAAGCTGGCTTAACATACGAAGAAGCTTTAAAAGCAGCTTTAAGGCATGACCCAGATATAATTATGATTGGTGAAATCCGTGATGAAAAAACTGCTAAAATAGTAGTGCGGGCAGCGATGACAGGTCATTTAGTAGTTAGCACTCTCCATGCGAAGAATACTTTGAGTTGTATCTCTAGATTAAAGGAATTTGGTATCAGTGAACACGATATTAGAGAAACTGTAATCGGTCTTGTTTCCCAACGATTATTACAATTACAATGTCCTTATTGTGGTGATGAGTGTTCAGTGGTTTGCCGAGTTTACCGTGAAACAAGAAGGTTAGCCGTTTATGAAATAATGGCGGGAAAAGCTTTAGAAGCTCAATTTGATGGTGAGGAAACTGTTTTTTATGAAACACTAGAGCAAGGGATTGCTAAAAGTGTCGCATTGGGGTTCGTTAGTAAAGGCGAATATGAGAGGTGGTTATGCTAA
- the comGB gene encoding competence type IV pilus assembly protein ComGB produces MKQKGGWSNLKKAEFLIRIGGLLKQGYTISESMELFLKYEKERVKPLLNYLLKDLKKGQTFSDALAVFQLPSNIISFVYFSEQYGNLAKGLIDSGQLLKKEEENKQKLQKLIKYPILLIWMLLFFIIIMYQFVFPQFQLLFATINADLPIVTKVLLLFIEQFSVSILIIVFLLVSIFFLYYALIFRKKDIVFKANTISKIPLVGNYYQTMLTYFFATNLSCLIKSGMAIYGALTIFKEREKLGYMSEAAKRLISKLEEGETLHDTLLADTLYLEGLAYIVEHGQSNGRLDQELDYYSNWLLIEFEEKLMKLMMVIQPVLFLIIGLIILLMFASLLLPIFSIMSGL; encoded by the coding sequence ATGAAGCAAAAGGGCGGCTGGAGTAATCTTAAAAAAGCAGAATTTTTAATTAGGATAGGTGGACTCCTGAAACAAGGCTACACAATATCAGAATCGATGGAACTGTTTCTAAAATATGAAAAAGAAAGGGTGAAGCCGCTTCTAAACTATTTGTTAAAGGATCTTAAAAAGGGTCAAACATTTAGTGACGCCTTAGCAGTGTTTCAATTACCTTCAAATATTATTAGCTTTGTTTATTTTTCTGAGCAATACGGAAATTTGGCTAAAGGACTGATCGATAGTGGACAACTACTAAAAAAGGAAGAAGAAAATAAACAAAAACTCCAAAAATTAATTAAATATCCAATATTATTAATCTGGATGTTACTTTTCTTTATTATTATCATGTACCAATTTGTATTTCCCCAATTCCAACTTCTCTTCGCCACTATTAACGCCGACCTACCAATAGTAACTAAGGTGTTGCTCCTTTTTATTGAACAATTTTCTGTATCTATTTTAATAATAGTATTTCTCTTAGTTTCAATATTTTTTCTATACTATGCTCTGATTTTTCGTAAAAAAGATATTGTATTCAAGGCGAACACCATTTCAAAAATTCCTTTAGTTGGGAATTATTATCAAACAATGTTGACCTATTTTTTTGCAACAAACCTAAGCTGTTTAATAAAAAGTGGGATGGCCATTTATGGTGCTTTGACCATCTTTAAAGAACGAGAAAAGTTAGGATATATGAGCGAAGCAGCAAAGCGACTTATTTCAAAATTAGAAGAAGGAGAAACGCTTCATGATACTTTATTAGCAGATACTCTTTATCTAGAAGGATTGGCCTATATCGTCGAGCACGGACAATCAAACGGTCGCCTTGATCAAGAGCTTGATTATTATAGTAACTGGCTATTAATTGAGTTTGAGGAGAAATTAATGAAATTAATGATGGTCATTCAGCCAGTGTTATTTCTCATAATTGGATTAATCATCTTGCTTATGTTTGCCTCCTTACTATTACCAATTTTTTCAATTATGAGTGGCCTCTAA